The nucleotide window TATTTGTAATATGTGGCGCACGCAGAGAAGGGCGTTAAGAAAACTTTTCATTTTCACGCAAAATACAATGAACCAATCATGTGCATGTTCTCTGTTCTTCgcgaaaatcaatgaaaaagacgcctgtttcagtgttccccagagctcttctctctcACAGTCATACGCAAAAAACAAGAGCTCTAGGGTCGAGACTGTGTTTTTTCTCGATTTCACATCAACGTCTTAACCCTTTATTCAATTATCTGTTTAAAGAGCCGCCCTTGATTTTGCTCTaacttctttttccttccttttccaATGTTAAAAGCCTGAAACTCAACCTAAACGTGTCAATCGTCTCCCACCAGATCTAGGACGTCCATCAATTTCTTTATTACGGCCTCAtcataaacatttttttgcacAAGGACGAACTGGACAAAGCAATTTACGCCACTGTTAAGCTTCATAAACTCGTAATCAGTTCAACAATATGCCTTGATTGAGTAAAACAGAACACAATGGTCAATTATCCAAGGAATTAATCGTTATAAACATAAAACTaacgacaaaagaaaaatatggcAACTCGTTCCAAAAGTCTTTACTTAGTTTCCACTCAATCTCGCTTCCCTTTATCTCGTTCATTGAGTGTTCTAAATTTTTCAAGGAGTAGTACATTTGGTTGAACTAGAGAGAGACCAAACACCTGGCCTCATGAACAACTGATAAAAAAGTACATCGACACACACTACTGTTGTGTGAGCATTTGAAGTTTATGAAATTGCACTTGCAATTTTTACGTTTCACCAAAAAACATTCCTTACGTAGAGGCTATAGCGTATTTAACTTGATTTCTTTCTCCAACGTGTTCATCCCTTCTCTGAATTTAGCTTCAAACGTTTATTTCCTTATTGAGATCTTTATTTAGGGCTCGGTGTGGGCCCTTGTACCTGTATTGAAGTTCAGTCCAGTCCAGCTTTGCAGGCAACTAATTTAAAGTCACTTCACGTAAAATAATTCCTGTTCCCTTCCAATAGCAGATCAAAGGTTATTTCCGAGAGAGTTTATTGAAGTCCGATTCACGCCTTTCTTATTAGCCTCTTGGTCTGCCTCATGGCCTCTATTGTTGCAGACTTCAATTCGCTTGTGATTTAATTCCTCAAGACTGAGTTCATGGAGCACTGGCAATGACTTGAATTATGTTGACCGTATTTTTGTTGATATACGTCGCACTCGAGATCGCTTCTGGGAGGTTGTCACTCAATGGGGGGCACTCGAGGAGTTCTTACCTCTACCTCGCTGCTGTGTCGCCGGAATTGGATTTGTATCACATTGGGGCGTTTCTGGATGGCAGCAGTTGGTGCCACTTCATGACCAGCCCCAAAGCACCTGTGTAACCCAACAATACGAAGCAAGGTCATGCGAAAACTCTTGTTCATGAAAGTATAAATGAGGGGGTTGTAAACTACTGAGGCCTTGGCAAACAATTCGGGGATTTCTGCCTCCCAGTTTTCAATCACAGGCTTCCCACGTACAACTGAAGCAAGACTGATAAAGCAATATGGCGCCCAACTCAGCATCATGGATATAACAGACATCAATGTCACGTGTACAATCCTAAGCATTGATTTTCGCTGCCTCAATTGAACAGCTGTATTACCAGGGACAAAATGTCGACGAACTACCCTAAAAATAAAGAGTAAAAAAGAGGTTAGTTTActttgtgaaatttattttgtcGATTTTTCTCCAGTAGTACATTTTCTCTTACCTTGCAAAGGTTCCCTTGCTTTTATGTCTATCTGTGTACAGAGTATTTAGCAAGGGGAACAAGCCCTTCACGAACTCATTTTGTTCATTACAAATGATTTAAATCTAGGAGTCACTTTTAATGACCTTAGGGGAGAGTAGAGTCCTTAGAAATATTGACGATTTCTAACTTAAATTACACTGAAATTTCAGGCTCTCATAAAAGCCTTTCTCAACGATGATTATTCACACTAGAGCGATTGCATTCCATCCCgctcccagttgttcaaacggtatACAGCGCTCTACAGTGGATAACAAAATAGGTTTTGCTAATATCAAGCGGCTGAATAGTTCTATCCATCCCTTGAACAACGGggccctggggcccgtttctcgaaagacccggtaacttaacgggcccgaaatcatattttgaaatcaaaatctcaagaaaagtagggcgtgttctgacctctaatgaagtcaatttcgttgctctagctgatacctttactgtacaattttcaaaccttctgaaactcccacctggaatgaaaaacaaaacagcttaacgggcccggtaattaccgggagctTCGAGAAAAGGGCCCCAGGGCTCTTAAGATAAGGGGATTCCATTTAGGGAAAAGGTACTTCCAAGTAACGTTCAATATTAAACACAAcaacaagagaaataaaaataagtaaaaaaaaaaagcatatttACCAAAATGTTTTGTAGTAGCTAATTATCATAACCGTTAGAGGCGCAAAGAAACCAAATGTGACAAGTAGAAGAGTATATGCTTTGTCGGCCGTAGTTTGTCCTGACCAGTTTGGACTGCAGCTTAGTTTAGAGGCAGATATAACAAACTTACTCCACCCCAAGAGCGGTGGAAGCATGCAAAGAGCTCCGTAACACCATGCAGCACCAATTAAACAAGCAACTTGATAAGATGAGAGCCTCACGTTACCACTCACGCGCCGAAGACCGCTGTACGAGACCACGCCCATTTCCGTTAACGTAAAAATGCATGTTATACCCACGATGCCGTTGATAAATCCCCTGACGTTGCAATGCGAGTCATCCGGGATCCCGTCAGCAGTGAAATTAGCGTGGACTTGCGTGGGGTAACCAAATATGATGATGAGGAGATCGGCCACAGCAAGGTTAATCATGAGCGGGGTAACACCTCTCCATTTATGTTCACGTTTTGTCAAAACTAAGACGGTCAAGGTATTTCCTACGAAACCAAGTACTAGGATACAAAACATTACAACACCGTATGCGATGTAACCCGCACTGAAATATTTATGTGTCCCCCACTCGTCCGTCATGTTTGAGCGAAAGGATgtcgtcattgctaaaaaaaaattaaattaagcAAGTAGACTTTTTTCAAACCAGAACCTAATAAAGTATTCATTGCGATGAATCCATTCTTGTAGGCAATTTCTTTTTGTGAAATTCGTAACGAAGTTGATCCCGCGGTTCACTGACACCAGAGTCGGTGAAGTCTTCAAACGAGTGCTCATTTCACAAAAATGTTTGTAAGAGAGTTGGAACTAAGGAACGCACGGGCGTTTGACGCGTAGTCAACATCAACGAGCACTAATATTTATGAAGCAATGCAAGGTCAATTCAACTTTTCACGgtagaaaaacaaacaatagcCGCTCTGGTGCTTCTGCCCGAAGAAATTTGATTCTCCAGTCGCTCTTATTAGAGGCAAGTTGCCGGTTGCTCGATAATAGACCAATTTTGCAATGACGATGAAATCCCATAGGTTTAGGATAAAATTTAgtcaaaaacgaaacaaaaaattaGATCATAAAcaaactaatattattaaattttctttttacctACTCCTTTTCCAAATCTCGTTATTTAATTGGTCAAACTCAGCTTTGACATacctgaatgtttttttttttagcttttaaCATCAGTTCAAATGAGAAAGCTGGAAGAAGCAGCGTGTGATTCTCTATATCTTCATTGATACGGCATCTGGTCAGCCAACTTACATGGATTTTCCGTTGCGGAAAATTAAACTAAGACAAACCAAGCGGTGGACTTACAATGAAGCGCTGCGAAAGCGCAGCGGACAATAATTTGCCAAAAATAAAGAATACATGGGATTATGTTTCGCATTGCCAGCTGCCTGCTTTGAATTAAATACAGAGCCAAACACTTACAGGAAATAGGAAGAAAAAAGATTTCAGTGGATATGCTTGTATGCTTGGATACTTAGCTTtcaattgttcaatttttttcttaattttcccTTCAAAAGAAGTGACACGAAATGCAACACAATCTAGCGcttaaaatgtaaattttggTCAACTCTTTTTTCTCTGGTTTCCGTATAATCGCTACGATCGCTTTTTGATAGTGCTTCATCTAGGCTATCACGATCACGATCGATCACACACCATTTCTAACGATCGGGGCGATCACGTGGAAATCGCAAGGGAAAGTTAAGGCACATCAGTCCCAAAGGGGACACTTTGATTGCACAGGAAAACCATCCTGTTTGTTCAGGATGGGGAAATACTGTTGACGTTCGAATTCAGACCCTCGTTTAGTTATTCTGGGGACAAAGGATTTGTAAACCACAAGGATATCAATCTGTATAGGCAGATCATGAACTCATTCAAGGGGTTTTTGAAAGTTGATGGAGATTCGCACCTTCGTGTTTTTAATTATCAAATCAACATAACTAGGAATGCACGCCGCCGGGCAATCTCTCACACTTGCTTACTTCTGAAATTAAAAGTTCTTAATTCGTCTTATTTTCTAGATATGGGGAACAAAAACACGAACCAGTAAATCTACACAACCTAGCCAAGTATCATCGTAATATAATAAAGTCCTCATACTTCGGCTTTCTATATATGTTGTCAAGGCGTATAAATTGGTTTTGTAATAAACAAGGAAAGCGAAACGCTCAGTCCTGTTTAACGAAGCGCTACATCTTAAGCTAAGGCAAACAAAGTGGTGGGCGTATAATGAAGCGCTGTGACAGCGAGGTGGATAATAATTTTCCTTCCCatcaacaaataaaaaatacatgGGATCATGTTTCGTATTACCAGCTGTTTGCTTAAATTGAATACAGAGCCAAAGATTAGtaggaaatagaaagaaaataggATTTCGGTGAAGATGCTTGTGTACTTGGAACAGATACAGCATTTAATTATtcaatttattaaattctcaacctcggataatgcatttcgcatactctgattggttcaatcaatcttggttatcagctcatataccttagtttgaccttatatggtaaatgattgcgctaagcgtttctaagctaaaaatgttttcgccggaaagcgagaattttctctgaataaagacaaaaaaaaacttttttgtggaaagtttggatcaatgccgacgtttagaagtacgcgaaaaggcaagaaatgtttttcgtgacgagcctacgtctgtctgaccacaaagtgttacacaacatcgcatcttcatcaagttttttcgatttcgctaggattttctcgcttttttcgctcgtatttcgtacttcaaatttttggagtataaggaatttaataaaaaaattattccatttgcgcttgttggatatgagactgattatagccaactccgCGCtatgcgcctcgttggctatttaccatctcgtatctaacgcgcgctcatggaataatttttaattatttcttaattttccCTTCAAAAGAAGTGACACGAAATATGCATCACAATCAAGGGgcgttttcaatttgaattttgGCGAGCTCTGCATGTATTAAAAAATGGTTTCCGATTCATCATTAAAATGAATGAGTGGGTGCCCTTGGCTTTGTTAGGATTTTTTTATTGCTCTACGCCTGGTTTCCTTATAATCCCTCCAATAATTATGATGTTCCATCTGGGATATCATGATCACGATCGATCAAACACCATTTCTAACTATCGGGGTGATCACTTGGAAATCGTACGAGGAGGTTAAGAAACATCGGTCCCAAAGAGGGACACTTTGATTGCACAAGAGTACCATCTTATTGATTTAGGATGTGGAAATACTGTTGACGTGCAGACCTCCCATTAGTTATTGTGGAGACTAACTACAGGGAAAGAACGGATCTTCAAATAGATAAccttttcaaattttatctTTGTTTCCTAAAATTAAGTCTCTTTTCAAAGCGTTTGTTGAACATAAAAAATTAACATCGTCGTGTAGAGTCGCTAAAtacatagaggatattacatgcccgcgcgtggatatgaattttatcttcgagtagtcaactcgatatctcacgagtgagcacagcgaacgagtgagatacaGAGTTGAACACgaaaagataaaattcatatccataagcgagtttgtaatattctgtttatcaTATAAACACCGGTGAAATACTTGCTTTCAAAggttatgtaaccataacgacggtgatctcttcacgtgtgaagatgacatgttatcttcacgtgtaagatatgaagttttcgcgggaaagctcacttggtatttcactggtgtttatataataaatatccAAGATCCGACTTGTTTTTGATTGGTTAGGATACTTGAATTTCACCCCCTCAATAGACTGTTTTCACTATTTTGCCccttttcaaaaatttgttttttctctaaTATAAGGTCCTTTTCCAAATAAAGCGCCTTTGGGgaggggagatgaaagaccctgatAACGGGGTTTCGATATTGTATCTCAGTCATGCACGCATTCTGATCGGTACTCacatctattagaggacagacgcattcatgacgacagcgctcgattcaagtttggcAGTTGGGTGATTCTTTGAagcaatcacaattctttgctaagcatagcaaccaatcagttcgcttcatttggTATAGACAATAACTTACGTCAAAGTGTTATTTTTGTGTCTGTCAAAGttgcgaaatttgaaataaaaaggcttttttccgtatattttatttctttattattggtGACACACTCGGATGCGccttgtgtgccacttttttttttcttaccacatcttgacgtcatctgttATCTagtactgaacagacgcacggcaacaagGAGtctattttacaaaattttGAGATGAACCGTGAATCTTATAAAACGGAAAAATAGTGGCGCCGACCACTATTGTGTGTCATGTCAGTTTCAAGTCACGATCTAATTCATTCCCAAAAGATTTTTTATATCAGAGGGTTTGATCTTTTTGAGGCTGCAGCATCCAAGTCATGCAATGTCTTCAGCTTTGACGTAAATTTATCGACGCCTTCGGGTGCTCGTCCAAGGTACTGGAGGACCCGGATGTAAGTTTCTACCATCCACGCTCTGAAGCTGAGCGCTCTACAAGAAAATCATTCAAACGGCAGTTAACCATTGGTTCCTTGCTTTAGCTGTGCGCctatcgagttatggatgcattcgggaggttgctaagcacccAAGAAGCTACAGTGCGACTATAATGCCTCTTTCGTGCTTACCAACCTTCCAAATGCATCCATAACTAGATAGAAGCACAGTTAagaccatgaaccaattgtttcaTAACATAGCAGTCGCAAATTGTGCGCGAAAACAGCTTTTATTTGAGACTGACTTCAAAGTTCTCACAACGCGATTTGTTGCCTTCGATTTTGTTATGATTCGTTGCTTTCCCTGGCCTGCAATGCGGTTAAATCATCTTCAAAGCTAAAAGTAAAATTTGGCTGCTCCCAGTGTTCTccttaagttttagctcagcaggtaagggataattcctgaccggtattttttaaaacaacttagataggtttagtaaaccttcaagaggttgcaggcagtaagaactgttgcttgaggcggtaaattttaccggttgccgtctgataaggagaacactgtgcTCCTAGTTGGTTTCTTCCACAACATTCACTATCAAAACGTTTGCAGCCGAAACTCAAACTCAACAAACTTTTGCTGCGATGCTGAATAGCGCACGTCATGTTCTATACGCAACGGGCGTGCGTATATAGAGAAGTACGTCATAGTTGCTTAACAGAAATTACCAAGGACCAACACGAATACTATGCTATAATTCAATTTTTCTAATAGAAATCACGAGAATCTCCATGATTTTGAGATATTCATGAAGTGTACTGATCGAGCGAAAAATATAGGAAAGGTCGGGTAGCCCATTCCAGGTTTTTTGAGAGGGTCACAGGAATTTGTTTCTCAGTAGAGATGATTGGCAGTTtaagcaatgacgacggcaacggcaacgacaacgccacaagtcaatgatatgattggctgaatgagggAAAGTAATtgcgctgcacgtgcggcacgctctttagagcaattttttgacgtagtctccCAACCGACGACAGGAATTTTTCATATTGGAGGTTCTCACCACAACGACAGCCAGcagcagcaaatctttcattctcttcctTTACATGAGACCATTCGCGTCAGGCAAGCCAAAGGACACTtcatgagtaaaggggattagtttctaaagaaactgtggttttctaaagaaactgcgttttctaaagaaaacgctgacaaaatatcgggccctaagcgatctgttaagatcactgatcgtttcacgtgtacctcggcaaatgctatctattgcataacctgcacattatgtaaaaagctatacattggcgaaacaggaagacgactaggcgaccgattccgagaacacctacgtgacgttgagaagaatgacaaagacgcatcgaaaccagtcgcgcggcattttaatctccctaatcatttcaaagaacacatgtctatttgcggcctttccctaaatcagggtaccacagacagccgcaaaaacctagagcaaagattcatttttcaaatcggcacccttaatcccaaAGGCATCAatgaacgcttttcattcaattaatttattcctgtttttcgcgtaacctagtttccaccaatagcatagctccttgttctgtatataaaccttacactacccataattcatctattcgctctgacgaagggctaacggtcgaaacgtcagcttttcaatctctgtacggtggtcaatttacattatcaactctgttaataaaccaaattttcaaaggaCACTTCGCCTGTTTtatacaacgtgaccaacatggaagaATCGCAATATACTTAACCtgacgcaaagttctattttgatgcaatgttttcCTTGCCcaagccgtcgtagcttcttaaactccctattatacAGGGGAAGGGGAGGGTGTTGCTTATTGTTTACCCAGCCCCATTGACTAGTGCGCTCGATTTGCATTCTGATTCGTTCCCGTTTCCCTAGGAAATCATGTGTCACCAGGGAATCTTTCAAGATttaaaagattttcagagttaaaTACAATTTTCTTCGTTCTTGTGAGAAATTGGTGCAGCATGATTAATTACAATCGTGTTAAACATTTAAGTACCTTATTCTTGTCTCAAGGATGAATGATTCCGCATATATTTTCACTTTAAACCAAAAACTTTGGCTCTTTATATTGCCGTGAGTACCAGCGATCGCACtgtgtggaaaaaaaaaacaaaaaataaataaatccataactgaataaataaaataactagATAAAAGACAGCAATAACCACAACAAAGAGATAACTGATGGTTACTAGGGCCGttaccaagcaaccatcatttgcATCATTCACACACGGGTGCATTAAACGTGATTCCTTCATAAAAATAACTGATATGTAATCCACTGTCTGATCCAATCACTGACCATTTGGCCATGAGAACAAATCTATCCACAGGGTCATTGAGTTCCTGGCTAATGGCTCTCACAGTATTCAAATTTCTGCAAAAAGAAGTCAAAACGATTTCTAGTTCGTTCATGTAAATGGTGCAATTTAGCGTTGCTATAATTAACTTTTCCGTTTTTGGACTTCTGTAACATAGTACTTAATAGCAGAAATCTAAACACTACCCGCCTCGATTGGCCTTTACTATTAGCAGGAAAgtgtatttcttttttgttgtacTAATGTATACTTTTTAAATAAACTTTGTAAAGAAACGTAAGAGAGACATCAGTGGAGAGGAACTGGAAACTTGAGCTAATGagagcggccatgttggtgtacagaacaacaacgaaaaacgtctggagcaactacagaatacctgtccactattgtattcttgaagcggcattctttgaagaacgaggcatatctaTTCATAcgcaaattagtggaggggtattctgaagtttggCCAAAAGTCTGTTATTACGCAAAATTCTACTATTATGCAAACTTGAGAGAcaacttgcttttgttttgtacaccaCCATATCtgcctcatcacgtgagtgcaGCCTAAGAATTGCAAGtagtttaaaatataaatttaaaataaatcaaCAAATTAATCAATTgaagaatacagggccactcatttccatagaGCCTGTTCCAGGCCTCAATCACAGTTCGTTGGGAAGCAAAAAAGGAACGAgtagggttaaaaaaaaaacagagaggAATAGGACGAGTGTAGGCATCACTATCCAAGTCTTAACTCGATTTTTTATCGCCGTGGCCGCAATTTCGCTTGTCCCGACCAACTCAAAGCCTGCCGGGAACAGGCTATTTTCCATAtcaatgaataaaaaataactGCTAGTGTTATGTAGCTGaagtttcgagggttagcctcTCTcccttcgctctgacaaagggct belongs to Acropora muricata isolate sample 2 chromosome 9, ASM3666990v1, whole genome shotgun sequence and includes:
- the LOC136930008 gene encoding rhodopsin-like, which encodes MTTSFRSNMTDEWGTHKYFSAGYIAYGVVMFCILVLGFVGNTLTVLVLTKREHKWRGVTPLMINLAVADLLIIIFGYPTQVHANFTADGIPDDSHCNVRGFINGIVGITCIFTLTEMGVVSYSGLRRVSGNVRLSSYQVACLIGAAWCYGALCMLPPLLGWSKFVISASKLSCSPNWSGQTTADKAYTLLLVTFGFFAPLTVMIISYYKTFWVVRRHFVPGNTAVQLRQRKSMLRIVHVTLMSVISMMLSWAPYCFISLASVVRGKPVIENWEAEIPELFAKASVVYNPLIYTFMNKSFRMTLLRIVGLHRCFGAGHEVAPTAAIQKRPNVIQIQFRRHSSEVEVRTPRVPPIE